Proteins co-encoded in one Quercus robur chromosome 8, dhQueRobu3.1, whole genome shotgun sequence genomic window:
- the LOC126695301 gene encoding uncharacterized protein LOC126695301 has protein sequence MTQICEMKGELKEGGNACGSNKPISIDIQNDSTSCDNGHVTSKEARKILDPVVVSQKGRPSFKRKMSKVEQAVKKKKEKEKKKKMKTITNERNVVNQVENSILEEICEKDSAKVGNVHNTNSTIGFGMLEMHESLNFNDFEMQQSQSQHIGDKSCQFFPQSLVWPNISGIPNIPGIHPYFGQQNMLQGGTFPFQTSITSQKFGMHPFLSHDNVSQGHHYQKVGMNQKKKVDNES, from the exons ATGACACAAATATGTGAAATGAAAGGGGAGCTCAAGGAAGGGGGGAATGCTTGTGGTAGCAATAAGCCTATTTCTATAGATATTCAGAATGATTCCACCTCATGTGACAATGGTCATGTAACATCAAAAGAAGCTAGAAAAATTCTTGATCCAGTGGTTGTTTCTCAAAAGGGGCGACCATCTTTTAAAAGGAAGATGTCAAAGGTTGAACAAgctgtgaagaaaaaaaaggaaaaggaaaagaaaaagaaaatgaagactATAACTAACGAAAGGAATGTAGTTAACCAAGTTGAGAATTCAATTCTTGAGGAAATTTGTGAGAAG GATTCTGCCAAGGTTGGAAATGTGCATAATACAAATTCTACCATAGGATTTGGTATGCTTGAAATGCATGAGAGTTTGAACTTTAAT GATTTTGAAATGCAACAGTCACAATCACAGCATATTGGTGATAAGAGTTGTCAATTTTTTCCCCAATCGCTTGTGTGGCCAAACATAAGTGGAATTCCTAATATCCCTGGGATACATCCATATTTTGGCCAACAAAATATGTTACAAGGAGGAACTTTTCCATTTCAAACAAGTATAACAAGTCAAAAGTTTGGTATGCACCCTTTTCTTTCCCATGATAATGTATCTCAG ggTCATCACTATCAAAAGGTTGGTATgaatcaaaagaagaaagttgaTAACGAATCTTAG